tcatactgcagtgggtatcagatcgtgcaataggcctgaaggctaactgccaagcgcccagaatttgctgccaagcacccagaaaatgccgagggctatcagtcatgctgcaccgttgtcttaagatgtaaaaaatagatttgttctgtattcatttccttcccccctccctccgtcaaatcaacggcctgctcaacccaggcttaggagttcaatttctgggggggggggggcgcattctgtgtgacagttgtttgtgtttctccctgatgcacagccacctttcttgattttaattccctgtacctatacgccatgtcgtcactcacccctccctcccctggtccttcagatactagtttcgcgccttttttcagaccagacgccatagctagcactgggatcatggagcccgctcagatcaccgtggcaattatgagcactatgaacaccacgcgcattgtcctggagtatatgctgagccaggacatgccaaagcaaaaccaggaccagccgaggaggaggcgattgcagcacggcgatgagagtgatgaggaaatggacatggacctagaccaagtcacaggccccagcaatgtggaaatcatggtgttcctggggcaggttgatgccgtggaacgccgattctgggcccgggaaacaagcacagactggtgggaccgcatcgtgctgcaggtgtgggacgattcccagtggctgcaaaacttttgcatgcgtaagggcactttcatggaactttgtgacttgctttcccctgccctgaagcgccagaataccaggatgagagcagccctcacagttgagaagcgagtggcgatagccctgtggaagcttgcaacgccagacagctaccagtcagtcgggaatcaatttggagtgggcaaatctactgtgggggctgctgtgatccaagttgccagggcaatgagagacctggtgatatcaagggtagtgactctgggaaacgtgcaggccatagtggatggctttgctgcaatgggattcccaaactgtggtggggcgatagatggaacccatatccctatcttgtcaccggagcaccaagccaccgagtacataaaccgcaaggggtacttttcaatgctgctgcaagccctggtggatcacaagggacgtttcaccgacatcaacgtgggctggctgggaagggtacatgatgctcgcgtcttcaggcactctgttctgtttcgaaagctggaggaagggactttcttcccggaccagaaaataaccgttgaggatgttgaaatgcctatcgtgatccttggggacccagcctaccccttaatgccatggctcatgaagccgtacacaggcagcctggacaggagtcaggacctgttcaactacaggctgagcaagtgccgaatggtggtggaatgtgcatttgggcgtttaaaagcgcgctggcgcagcttactgactcgctcagactttagcgaaaagaatatccccattgttattgctgcttgctgtgcgctccacaatatctgtgagagtaagggggagacatttatggtggggtgggaggtagaggcaaatcgcctggccgctgattacgctcagccagacaccagggcggttagaggagcacagcagggcgcggtgcgcatcagagaagctttgaaaactagttttgtgactggccaggctacggtgtgaaacttctgtttgtttctccttgatgaaatctccgcccccccacccacccggttaactctacttccctgtaaaccaaccaccccaccttcccctaccctccccccttcaagcaccacttgcagaggcaataaagtcattgttacttcacattcatgcattctttattaattcatcacacaactagggggataattgcaaaggtagcccgggatgggtgggggaggagggaaggaaaaggacacactgcagtttaaaactttaaaactttaacacttattgctcgggaaatcatctagggtggagtgactgggtggccggaggcccccccaccgtgttcttgggcgtctgggtgaggaggcaatgggacttggggaggagggctgttggttacacaggggctgtagcggcggtctctgctcctgctgcctttcctgcagctcaaccatacgctggagcatatcagtttgatgctccagcagccggagcatcgactcttgccttctgtgtgcaagctgatgccacctctcatcttcagcccgcgattcagcacgccacctctgctcttcagcccgcgattcagcccgccacctctcctctcactcatattgggcttttctataatcagtaattgactgcctccacgcattctgctgtgctctgtcagcgtgggaggcagtctgtagttctgtaaacatttcatcacgcgtccttcgcttccgctttcgaatattcactagcctctgtgaaggagaaagatttgcagctggtggaggagaagggagaggtggttaaaaaagatacattttagagaacaatgggtacactctttcacgttaaattttgctgttcacatcacacagcacatgtgctttcgttacaaggtcgcatttttcctcttatattgagggcctgccggtttggtgtgagagatcactcacgcagtgccaggccacagatttcagcttgcaggcagccatggtaagacacagtcttttggcttttttaaccttcttaacatgtggggatggtttaaaacagtactgctctcattaaccataccaagcacacgttgggttggccatttaaaatgggtttgcaatgtaaaaggaggggctgcggtttcagggttaacgtgcagcacaaacccaactaattcccctcccccccacacccaattctctgggatgatcacttcacccctcccccccaccgcgtggctaacagcggggaatatttctgttcagcagagcaggaaggggcacctctgaatgtccccttaataaaattgccccatttcaaccaggtgaccgtgaatgatatcactctcctgaggataacaaagagcgataaggaatggatgttgtctgcatgccagcaaacaccgggaccatacgctgccatgctttgttatgcaatgattccagactacgtgctactggcctggcgtggtaaagtgtcctaccatggtggacgggataaggcagccctccccagaaaccttttgcaaaggctttgggagtacatgaaggagagctttctggagatgtccctggaggatttcccctccatccccatacacgttaacagacttttccagtagctgaactggccgcgattgccagggcaaattaatcattaatcattaaacacgcttgcttttaaaccatgtgtaatatttacaaaggtacactcaccagaggtcccctgtgtgcccacagggtcttgggtgagttcgggggttactggttccaggtccagggtgataaacatatcctggctgttggggaaaccggtttctccgcttccttgctgctgtgagctatttacattatcttcatcctcatcttcctcgtaccccgaacccgcttccctgtgtgtttctccagtgagggagtcatagcacatggttggggtagtggtggctgcaccccctagaatggcatgcagctccgcgtagaagcggcatgtttgcggctcagccccggaccttccgtttgcttctctggctttgtggtaggcttgccttagctccttaattttcacgcggcactgctgtgcgtccctgttatggcctctgtccttcatggccttggagaccttttctaatattttgccatttcgtttactgcttcggagttcagccagcactgattcatctccccatatggcgagcagatcccgtacctcccgttctgtccatgctggagctcttttgcgatcctgggactccatcacggttacctgtgctgatgagctctgcgtggtcacctgtgctctccacgctcagcaaacaggaaatgaaattcaaacgttcgcggggcttttcctgtctacctggccagtgcatctgagttgagagtgctgtccagagcggtcacaatgaagcactgtgggatagctcccggaggccaataacgtcgaattccgtccacactaacccaattccgaccccctaaggccgattttatcgctaatcccctcgtcggaggtggagtaaagaaaccggtttaaagggccctttaagtcgaaagaaagggctttgtcgtatgaacgtgtccaggcttacttcgatttaacgcggctaaagtcgacctaaactcgtagtgtagaccaggcctgaccgtcttcctaacagcccaataccaccttatttcagtgtgactggtttgggatatgaggatgtgaccatatgcttcccagcttatggctgcccctcctggctagccaaaggccttagcctaagaacaaggcctcagactatcctagtgagagaaggcccagacacaggcggactgtgattttgattctttggttttatacccctgtaagtagctaagtgataaaaatacacctaagttcttaaagtataggctttacaggcaggcctgaatatctctattctaacagtgggttctaccccttcctccattctgtgtctgtcttgtctatttagattgtaaattcctcaGGGCATGGACCATCtactattctgtgtttgtacttgtcctagcacaatggggacccactgTTAATGGGTCCTCAGGCACTAAGGTAATGCatatgatttataataataataactctcctgccactttgagccaaGGAATATGGCCTTGGTATGTTACTGCTTAAAAATGATCTGGGGTTAAAACCATGGAATATTCTTTGACAAGTATCCCACAAATTCCACTgacctcccttgttttctttACCTGGAGTAGGGTTTCcaatttccaaacctgatgtgatctcgcagctggaacgaggggaagagccatggATCCCAGACCTCCAGGGCTCTGAGAAAGAAGTGCTCCCAAGAGCTGCCTTcacaggtgaggaattggttAAACCAACTCAACAACTGTTTGGGAATGCAGGAAACATTTGGGATGCCCTACAAAGACCCTGTGAGTTCTCCAAGTTCAGGATTGTTCCGTGCAGATGTGGAATCATTACAGCAGATGTCACTCATGGCTTCCCTCCTATTCTGACTGACAACTGGCAGCAGATCCCTCCCCGATCTCGCTTTCCCCTGAGTGCTCTGGTGAGATGCGGAccaaaactgatcccttcctctctcgtctgtgggaagggtttggggaaaatcagctcctgataggtttgatctctcccacacatattttggtttgttcatccctttttccattcctctctctgagatctcctttctttcttgtgcaGGGACTGACctatgtctggattctctctgtctcccatcaggtgttgggatggtgagtgagaatgaggagaaACCCCatcaggaagatgctgagcaagtagAACCACATGGAACGTTATCAGgaagatccaaagggaatgttTCCGGGAGTTGTGCACTCCGAGAAAAAGCAAAAGCCTGTGAGACTCAGGAGAGGTCAGAGGAAAACTTTAGTAGCCACTCAGACCTTATAACAAGCAACAGAATCAACTTGAAAGAGAGACACTACACATGCtccgagtgcgggaaaagcttcagttggAGCTCAGACCTTGTTgcacataggagaatccacatgggtgagaaaccttatggatgctctgagtgtgggaaacgcaTCATCGATAGTTCAACCCTCATCTCACATCAGcgaatccatacaggagagacgccccacacatgctctgagtgcgggaaaagcttcagtcggagctcacaccttatcacatatcgtagaatccacacaggagagatgccctacacgtgctctgagtgtgggaaaagcttcaatcacagCTCTacccttatcacacatcagagaatccacacaggggagaagccctacacatgctctgagtgtgggaaaagcttcaatcagagctcaaaccttatcacacatcgtagaattcacacaggagagacgccctacGTGTGCTCTgactgcgggaaaagcttcagttgtagctcacaccttatcagacatcagagaatgcacacaggggagaagccctacacatgctctgagtgtgggaaaagcttcaatcagagctcaagCCTTATCACACatcgtagaatccacacaggggagaatcCCTACcgatgctctgagtgcgggaaaagcttcaatcggagCTCAGACCTTGTCACACatcgtagaatccacacaggagagttgCCCTACGTGTGCTCTgactgcgggaaaagcttcaatcacagCTCTAcccttatcagacatcagagaatccacacaggggagaagccctacacatgctctgagtgtgggaaaagctttaatCACAGCTCTACCCTGATCACACatcgtagaatccacacaggggagaatccctacacatgctctgtgtgcgggaaaagctttaatcacagctctgccctgatcacacatcgtagaatccacacaggggagaatccctacacatgctctgtgtgcgggaaaagcttcaatcagagctcaaaccttatcacacatcgtagaatccacacaggagagacgccctacacatgctctgagtgcgggaaaagcttcaatcagagctcacACCGTATCGCACatcgtagaatccacacaggggagaatcCCTACagatgctctgagtgcgggaaaagcttcaatcggagCTCAGACCTTGTCACACatcgtagaatccacacaggagagacgccctacacatgctctgagtgcgggaaaagcttcaatcagagctcacaccttatcacacatcgtagaatccacacaggagagacgccctacacatgctctgtgtgcgggaaaagcttcagtgataGCTCAagccttattagacatcagaaaatccacatgaGAGAGAACTGTAATAAATCCCCTGACTAGGGCTGgccaaagatttttttgttttgttttttaaatcacatttgctAATTCCCACATAGTGATTTTTGCACCATCTTCACTGTGGTCTCTCAGATCCACCATATGagttgcctgcttctgccttttgCAGCTCACCCTTCTTTGGGGTTAGCCTTGTGATCTTTTCTATCAACTCCTTTTGAGTCGTAGGAGTGTGTGTCCCTCCAGCCAGTAATGTTCATCAGCtccaggtgggagagagaggtttGATCCCAACAAGCTACACTGAggcaaaaactacctgtgcctcaCATCCACTAGGACTGTACATGGCGTTGGCTCCTCAAGTTCGTGATCTTGGTGTAAAAAGAAAATTCTAGTTGTAGAGCAGATGCAGCCCAGGTGCAGTGGTTGGCATTAGCTTTCCCCGTGACCCGACCTAAACAAACCCTGAGCGTCACGGTTATACTGTTTCCCCCATTTCAAAGCAATTGTTAGTCATCAAGTTCCCCCTTCGGGAACAAATTGTTTCATTCCCAGTTGCTCTGATGTTGCTTCAGGTAGTGCTGGAGAGCAGATACTTTTACTACCGTTttcctcacttaaaatatattgaactataacaaagaggaggaagagggcagAGATAGCGAAAAATGTCATTTCACCCTCTGTAACAACAGAAGAAGATCGGGTAAGTCAGAGGGATTCGCTTATTCCCCATCACCATCCCAATCCCCCTGTTGTTCAATTGGGTAggtcaatattttttctaaagggCTGGGAAGAGGATTCCCTAGTAAATGACTTGGAACTAAGCAAAATACCCATGCATTGGGCTCCCAAAGCAGTTGTGGCACGGGCGCTGCAGGAGGTCGCTCCTGAGGATATCTCCTTCCTAATCAGGTGCATGTTGCCTATTATTTGGGAAAGGCAATCTCTATCTAGGTAGAGATGGGGAAAATGGAAGGGACATTTCTGCTCAACTCTCCCCTGGGAGATGCTGCAAATGTGTAGAAAATGAAATCCATGTTGAATGTGATATAGCTGCAGAAAGATATCTATTTTTAATAGATACCTGACAATTTGGGTCTTACACGGATTCTAAGCCGTACCTGAATTTAGGTCCTAATTTAAATCTGTGCCAccagattaaagaaataaaagggcaaATTTGGGGGCGTTATACCTCACTATCGCTACTGATATGTTGTGTGGTTGGTGAAGAATTCTACGCCAGAGAAGTGTAAAATTACTCCAAGTAAGGTCAAAGATTTGACAGGAACTCAGGTAGAAATTGCAGGTACTGGTGGTTGATTTTTCACCCCAGAGATAGAAGCTATGGTGACCTGTGGCCAAGGTAACTATTTTTAGAACCCTGCTCCCTTGTTAAGTGGCATTGGTCACACTCCTAAAGGATGCCATGATTAAATTGGGCACAACTGTCTTTTACCATTTGGATCCAAAGTTTCATGAAGCACAGAGACAAACAGCTGATTCCTTCAGAGCCATTCCATGCCTATGGGTCCCAATCTGGCTGCCTTTTGTTGGACAAGAAGCACTTCCATGCTCGGCAAATAATGGTAGCCAGAGTCTGTGGTTTGGTCTCTTCGTTTTTCTAATTAAAACTAATGCATTTGTATCActtctcctcctgctgctacTTTGAAAGATTAGAAAATGTGAAAATCAAGAGAAAACTGCCCTATAGGTTTATATTTTGTAATCTTTGAATAAGTTGTTACCAGCGACAATGAAGTTAAACATGAAGTTATTTAGTGTAACGGAAGAGGCTGATCATTTGATAACTTTCAGTGTTACAATATAATTCAGGTTTCTTCTAGTTCTGTCCCTGCCCTCTCCTACTACATAGGAAATGGTGGCTAATCCTGAAATTAAAACCTCACTCCAAAGGAGTTAGTGGGGGAATATGTGAGAGAAATAGCATGTATGAGAATAGAGACCCAGTATAGACGGTAAAATGGAATTTATTatgataaatttaaaaataaatcttctcTTAAGAGGAAAATTACTCGAGACAAGATGTGGAACCTTTTACCCAGTTAGAGGGTAACATCCACAGAGTTCTCCAGGTCTCTTGTTTGCAAAGCAAAGATGTCACATCAGGCAGGAGATGTCAAAATCTAAAATGGTGATGGATGTGTGATAGTAGCTTTTCtgggttgtttgtttggtttggttttttaatttaatttaaattttgcaaCCAGTTATTTTTATAGGTGCTGAGGCCCCTTTTCTTTTTGAGCACAGCTGTTTAaccctcaggcctggctctgGAAACCTCCCCAAAACTGGCCTTGTGTTTTTTTCATGTTTCATATCTTTGGGGTTGACACATCCTCACTACATGCGGTTCACAGCAACAGATACTTTGAGAAACCTGCTGGGTTAAGCGGACCTTTTCCAAACTGAGATTGGCCCAAAGTCTGCCTCAATTCAGCTGGATTGGGACATGTCTGTATGAAAGGAGTGGTTCACACCTGATTTGCCCAGAGACTTCGGGGGAGGTGTGGTAAGATAGGGTGAGCAGGAATCCACAACAATAAAGTTAAAGGTAAGGGTGACAGACTTTCACCTTGCAGGTCAAgaaacctgttctgttcattccctctgacgcctctggcactggtcactctcAGGCAGcacgctgggctagatggaccattggtctgacccagtatgaccagtcTTGCGTTCTTCTGTAAGccatctagggcctggtctacactggcaagtttctgcccagtaaagcagctttctgcgctgtaactcccgaggtgtacacactgccgaGCCActtactgcacagaaactgagcagttgcagcgctgtaaagaaACCACATCGACGAGAGGTGTACAGCTTCCTGTGCCGGGGCTACAGCGCCGcgatgccagtgtagacaccctcgTCAATTacagcgctgtgattggcctccgggaggtgtcccacaatccctgttctcgcctctctggtcatcggtttgaactctactgcactgctctcaggtgaccaaccatgaacaccccaccccccttaaattccttgagaattttgaaagtccccttcctgtttgcttggtgatgcatgcagtggtctcagcacatctttccaggtgaccatgcctgcgcCACACACCAGGCCATCCCTTGCTTGGAGCAATGTTGAGCTGCTGGACCttatcagcatttggggagaggaggctgttgtAGCTCTAAGGATTAATATGCTTATTTGCATAGTTAGAAAGTAAACAGCTCTAACAGCTTTTGCATTAGCTTCCTCTGCCAGAGGTGTGACATTAGTTTCCCCTGTCAGAGGCACCACCAAAGGTGTGATCCTATATCTTTCAACACCAGGTCATCAAAACAGGGTGTAAGTATTAACCAAGGCTTTGCAGCACATAATCGTGTATTACCATATATATATCTTGAATAACTGTGATACAATTATAATTTtgtaattctaactgttttaccatttacttactatgtcattgattttaataaaaaatctTTAACTACACCTGTCTCAGTGTaaacttcctgtcatacccccaaaGTTCCTTTTATGAACTCTGTAAAGcctaattcaaaacaaattttatcttctaatcaaacaaattggcaagcctaaacccatactaattaatagccataataataattattaatattatcaattaaaaattaattaacttaaattaataaattaaatcaaCACTACTAATacaccccaaatcaggctacactgtccagtcccagctgtgctccagccacagAAATTATGATAcgtatggacagatttcacaatgcatgagagaaaggggccatgaccaggacacgcTGCactgcagggtcaaagtgaaggagctgtggaacgccTACTCCatggcgcgggaggcaaaccgccgctccggtgctgcacccACCAGCTCCCGGTTCtataaagagctggatgcgatacttggtggtgaccccacctccactatgaaggccactgtggatacttggGTGGCTCATGTGCCAGTTGacagtggaccgagccaggagggggaaatcttggatgaggatgtgaaggcggagggagacccagaggcagaggatgagttGGAGGTCAGaggtgcatgcagccaggagttcttctctaccccggaggaggctagccagtcacagctgtcggagcttggcaaagttcaaacaggagaggaggcccctggtaagtggctttgattttgggaatcactgatgcgagttgttgggggcaggagggttgcagaaagcaggcttgtgtctgtatgatgcgcgtaccaccacatgcccagTCTGAGTGGCGGAACAGGGTgatgattgactccctcacttcacgggaatctgcgccagagatctccacgaaactctcatggagatactggataatccgctgccgcaggttctttggcagagctgctttgtttcttgccccattaagggtaactttcctgcACTACTCTGCCGTcatgggaggggcgggggggaccattgctgcacacaggtgagccacataagggccagggtggaagctgcagtcttggagaagacc
The DNA window shown above is from Emys orbicularis isolate rEmyOrb1 chromosome 15, rEmyOrb1.hap1, whole genome shotgun sequence and carries:
- the LOC135889559 gene encoding zinc finger protein 850-like, yielding MVSENEEKPHQEDAEQVEPHGTLSGRSKGNVSGSCALREKAKACETQERSEENFSSHSDLITSNRINLKERHYTCSECGKSFSWSSDLVAHRRIHMGEKPYGCSECGKRIIDSSTLISHQRIHTGETPHTCSECGKSFSRSSHLITYRRIHTGEMPYTCSECGKSFNHSSTLITHQRIHTGEKPYTCSECGKSFNQSSNLITHRRIHTGETPYVCSDCGKSFSCSSHLIRHQRMHTGEKPYTCSECGKSFNQSSSLITHRRIHTGENPYRCSECGKSFNRSSDLVTHRRIHTGELPYVCSDCGKSFNHSSTLIRHQRIHTGEKPYTCSECGKSFNHSSTLITHRRIHTGENPYTCSVCGKSFNHSSALITHRRIHTGENPYTCSECGKSFSRSSNLIIHLRIHTGEKPYTCTECGKSFNHSSTLITHQRIHTGEKPYTCSECGKSFNHSSTLITHHRIHTGQNPYTCSECGKSFNGRSDLVTHRRIHTGELPYVCSDCGKSFNYSSTLITHQRIHTGEKPYTCSECGKSFSRSSNLITHRRIHTGEKPYTCSECGKSFSCSPYLIRHRRIHTGEMPYTCSECGKSFSCSSYLITHQRIHTGEKPYTCSECGKSFNRSSHLITHRRIHTGETPYTCSVCGKSFSHSSSLIIHRRIHTGETPYTCSECGKSFSCSSYLIRHQRMHTGETPYTCS